The genomic stretch CACTCAAGATGCCTCGCTCACGCCCTGGCTTGCCAAACTCCCCGAGCAGCTCGCCAGCGGGCTGGACCGCCAGCGCCACGGCGATCTCTCTGCCTGGGAAAAAGCCGTGGCCAAACTGCCGACGCTGCCGGAAGAGCGCCGTGTGGATCTAAACAGCGACACGCTGACGGTAGAAATCGATCTCACCGACAGCCAGCAGCGCCAGTGCTTCAACCTGCTGCGTAAGCTGGCCCCGTGGCGTAAAGGGCCGTTCAACCTGGGTGGTATCGAGATCGACACCGAGTGGCGCTCCGACTGGAAATGGCAGCGTGTCGCGCCGCATCTCGCGCCGTTGAAGTACCGCAAGGTGCTGGATGTAGGCGGCGGCAGCGGCTACCACGCCTGGCGGATGGCGGGTGCAGGCGCGGCTTTCGTGTTGGTGATTGACCCTTCCCCGCGCTTTTATTGGCAGTTCCAAGCGGTGCGCCACTTCGTCGGCAACGCCGATGACGGCCGTACACAGTTTCTGCCGGTGGGTATCGAGGACGTGCCCGAGAACCTAGGTTTCTTCGACACGGTGTTCTCCATGGGCGTGCTGTACCACCGCCCTTCGCCCCTTGAGCACCTGCAACAGCTAAAAGGCGCGCTGGCCCCCGGCGGTGAGCTGGTGCTGGAAACCCTGGTGGTAGAAGGCGACGAGCAGACCGTGTTCGTACCCGGCGAGCGCTACGCCGCGATGCCCAACGTCTACTTTCTGCCCTCCTCCAAAGCACTGTGCCACTGGCTAGAGCGCTGCGGCTTTACCAACGTGCGAGTGGTGGATGAAGCGGTGACGACGCTCGATGAACAGCGCTCCACCGAGTGGATGACTTACCAGTCGCTGGCGGACTTTCTCGATCCGGATGATCGCAGCCGCACCATAGAAGGCTACCCTGCACCACGCCGCGCGGTGATTCTGGCGAACAAGCCGGAGTAGTGAGTGATGGCCGCCCAGCACTTTTAAACCAGTACTTTTAAATCAGCACTTTTAAATCAGCGCCTTAAAATCACCAGCCAGCGACCCAGGTTCATCACGCTGGCCAGTGACGCGGCCACATAGGTAAAGGCGCAGGCGGTGAGTACGTGGCGGGCACCGGCCATATCGGCAGGCGGCACGTACTCTTTCAACAATGGCAACGCACGATTGAAGCTGGCATCGAACTCCACCGGCAGCGTGACAAGATGTACCAGCGCGGCGGTGCCGAAGCTAATCACTGCCATCACGATAATCATCGCAAGCCCGCCGGGTAGCCGCGTCAGCAGGAACAGAAATGGCGCGGCCATCATCAAAATCGCCCCTAGCTTTTCGGCCTTTTGGGCCACCCGTACCAAACGGCTGCGGGCCAGCAGTGGCGCATAACCTTCGTGGTGCTGAATGGCATGACCCACTTCATGGGCGGCAACGGTCACCGCCGTCAGCGAACGGCCATCGTAGTGATCGGGCATTAAGCGTACACAGCGTGCCTCAGGGTCGTAATGGTCGCCCTGCTCGGTGCGCTCTACCCGCACGCCCTCCACACCCATGCGGCGTATCAGGTGTTCGGCCAACTCCGCGCCGGTGCCCGGGTAGTCGTCGCGGCCTCGAGTATGGCGCTTTAATACCCATTTTGCCCATAGGTTGGGCAGCACGAAAATGGCCAGCGCCAGCACGATTAAGAGGATGAGCATCACGACACCGGAACCCGCCAAGTAAGAGAGACATCAACGCTTAGTTTTACCACGAATGGCAGGGGAACACAGCTTAGGCGGGCTCGTGACGATGGGCTTCAACGTCGCGCTGTACAGACTGCAAGCCGCGCGCTGAAATATCCCCTTGGGCGTGAGCATGCTCGGCAATCAAAATGCTGTCTGCCGCCAAGACCAGCTCACACTCGGTGTGAGCCAATTCATCGCGCAAGCGCTGGATGGCGGCTTCCCGCTGTGGGTCGCTATCCACACGGCGAATGTAGATTGCTTTGATCCGATCCGGGTAGGCTTTGACGACCTCCGTGTAGACCTCGGGATCATGCTGACCGCTATCGCCAATCAAAATGCAGGGCATGTCGTCATACAGCGCCAGCATACGGTCGATGAGCTCACGCTTGTGCGCTTCTGCCCGGCGCGGCCACGGCTTACGCCATGAGATGCCCCACTCCCGCAAAAACAGAATCGGCCCAACCGGGATCCGGTTCATTTGGAAAAAAGCTTCCAACATTTCATAAATGGCCCAGGGGCCACGAGAAACGTAGAGGATCGGTCGTTCGCCCTTTTCGGTCTGCCCACGGTAAAGCGCCTGATAGAGCGACGCGACGCCAGGGAAGGCCGTCCGCCGGTGTGGCTTGCGGACGAACAGTCGATAGAGCATCTTGAGCTTTTCCGCCACGCCGGTGAACATCACCGTATCGTCGATATCGCTGATCACCAGCAGATCCGCTTCGGGAGG from Halomonas meridiana encodes the following:
- the cmoB gene encoding tRNA 5-methoxyuridine(34)/uridine 5-oxyacetic acid(34) synthase CmoB, which codes for MALLPDDHRVLYQAFLDQATQDASLTPWLAKLPEQLASGLDRQRHGDLSAWEKAVAKLPTLPEERRVDLNSDTLTVEIDLTDSQQRQCFNLLRKLAPWRKGPFNLGGIEIDTEWRSDWKWQRVAPHLAPLKYRKVLDVGGGSGYHAWRMAGAGAAFVLVIDPSPRFYWQFQAVRHFVGNADDGRTQFLPVGIEDVPENLGFFDTVFSMGVLYHRPSPLEHLQQLKGALAPGGELVLETLVVEGDEQTVFVPGERYAAMPNVYFLPSSKALCHWLERCGFTNVRVVDEAVTTLDEQRSTEWMTYQSLADFLDPDDRSRTIEGYPAPRRAVILANKPE
- a CDS encoding zinc metallopeptidase produces the protein MLILLIVLALAIFVLPNLWAKWVLKRHTRGRDDYPGTGAELAEHLIRRMGVEGVRVERTEQGDHYDPEARCVRLMPDHYDGRSLTAVTVAAHEVGHAIQHHEGYAPLLARSRLVRVAQKAEKLGAILMMAAPFLFLLTRLPGGLAMIIVMAVISFGTAALVHLVTLPVEFDASFNRALPLLKEYVPPADMAGARHVLTACAFTYVAASLASVMNLGRWLVILRR
- a CDS encoding App1 family protein, with the translated sequence MAWYHQWASFAKRLAHVVAKPMKRDSGRSGMMVHPYRGYGSQREIFVMGRVFRQAALGRAIPRRGMLRDTADVARRVFRRGLAGAKVDIRIGDNALCLTTDRDGYFDAHLPVTTPLPVDVSWHRADILVHAQGHPPIRTNVEVYVPPPEADLLVISDIDDTVMFTGVAEKLKMLYRLFVRKPHRRTAFPGVASLYQALYRGQTEKGERPILYVSRGPWAIYEMLEAFFQMNRIPVGPILFLREWGISWRKPWPRRAEAHKRELIDRMLALYDDMPCILIGDSGQHDPEVYTEVVKAYPDRIKAIYIRRVDSDPQREAAIQRLRDELAHTECELVLAADSILIAEHAHAQGDISARGLQSVQRDVEAHRHEPA